The DNA window TTTCTTAGGTGGAGTATTTATCTATGAAGATTGTTGTTAGAAAATAATACATATACTTGACATATTATATTACATGTTATAAAATGATATCAAAATAAAGGGAGGATAGGAGGAAATGTATCATGGATACCCTCACCGGAAAAATATCTAATAGAATAAAGGAATTAAGAGAGAGATTGGATTTATCTCAAGAGGATTTGGCCAAGAGGATGGGGATTAGCAGGGTTGCTGTTTCCCAGATAGAAAATGGTCGTCGGAAAATATGTACTGAAGAACTGATTAAACTGTCTAAGATATTCAATATTTCAACAGATGTTCTTCTTAATTTAGATGAAGAGATTGAAGTTGTACTGGAAAAAATTAAGGAACAGAAATCAAGTAAGAAAAACGAAATCCGAATTAATGTTCCCCAAAAAAATCTTGTAAAATTCAAAGAAGTGCTTCTTTATATCCTAGAAAAAGTTGGCTCAAAATCCAATGTTGGCGAATCTGTCTTGTATAAACTGCTTTACTTTATTGATTTTAACTACTATGAAAAATATGAAGAGCAATTGATTGGCGCTACCTATATTAAAAATCATTATGGACCTACACCAAAAGAATTCATTAAAATAGCTGAGGAGATGGAAGGGAAAGATTTGGTTAAGATACAAGGTCAATATTTCGAGCATCCCCAAACAAAATACCTGCCACTCAGAGGTCCTGATTTATCAAAAATGGGTGCTAAAGAGCAAAGAGTAATCGATGATGTTTTGAATACACTTTCAGACATGAATGCCAAAAAAATTAGTGAATATTCCCATCAAGATGTACCATGGCTGACTGCAGATAAGGGACGTGCCATCGAGTATGAATCTGTTTTTTACCGCACACCGCCGTATTCAGTGAGGGATTATAGTGAAGAAGAATCCATTTAAAGAGATACGTAAATTCAATGAGTTTGAAAGAGATTTTAAGAAATTACTTAAAAGTTTTAAGACACTTGATGAAGATTTAGACAACTTTATCAATGTCCAGTTAAATCTTGCCCATAAAATGAATATTATAGATAAGAAAAGTATTGTCAGAATCTCTAACCTTGGTATCAATGAACCTAAGATTTATAAAGCTCGGAAATTTG is part of the Nitrospinota bacterium genome and encodes:
- a CDS encoding helix-turn-helix domain-containing protein, giving the protein MDTLTGKISNRIKELRERLDLSQEDLAKRMGISRVAVSQIENGRRKICTEELIKLSKIFNISTDVLLNLDEEIEVVLEKIKEQKSSKKNEIRINVPQKNLVKFKEVLLYILEKVGSKSNVGESVLYKLLYFIDFNYYEKYEEQLIGATYIKNHYGPTPKEFIKIAEEMEGKDLVKIQGQYFEHPQTKYLPLRGPDLSKMGAKEQRVIDDVLNTLSDMNAKKISEYSHQDVPWLTADKGRAIEYESVFYRTPPYSVRDYSEEESI